The Trichosurus vulpecula isolate mTriVul1 chromosome 3, mTriVul1.pri, whole genome shotgun sequence genome includes a window with the following:
- the LOC118844342 gene encoding 60S ribosomal protein L21-like, translated as MTNTKGKRRGTRYMFSRPFRKHGVVPLATYMRIYKKGDIVDIKGMGTVQQGMPHKRYHGKTGRVYNVTQHAVGIVVNKQVKGKILAKRINVRIEHIKHSKSRDSFLKHVRENDQKKKEAKEKGTWVQLKCQPAPPREAYFVRTNGKEPELLEPIPYKFMA; from the coding sequence ATGacgaacacaaaaggaaaaaggagagggacacGTTACATGTTTTCTAGGCCCTTTCGAAAACATGGTGTTGTCCCTTTGGCTACGTATATGCGAATATACAAGAAAGGTGATATTGTAGATATCAAGGGTATGGGCACAGTTCAGCAAGGAATGCCCCACAAACGTTACCATGGCAAGACTGGACGAGTCTATAATGTTACTCAACATGCTGTAGGTATTGTTGTAAACAAACAGGTTAAGGGCAAGATTCTAGCCAAGAGAATTAATGTGCGTATTGAGCATATTAAGCATTCTAAGAGCAGAGATAGCTTCCTGAAGCATGTAAGGGAAAATgatcagaagaagaaggaagccaaagaaaaaggCACTTGGGTTCAACTGAAATGCCAGCCTGCTCCACCCAGAGAAGCATACTTTGTGAGAACCAATGGCAAGGAACCTGAACTGTTGGAACCAATCCCCTACAAATTCATGGCATAA